A region of Rhodospirillales bacterium DNA encodes the following proteins:
- a CDS encoding efflux RND transporter permease subunit, with protein MRLTRIAVDNPVFAVMMMLALTVLGLFSYRQLGVEQFPNVDFPVVVVSVEYPGASPETVETEISRKVEEAVNAIAGLKTLTSRSYEGRSVVIAEFELSVPSTQATQDVREKVQQIRAQFRDEVKEPVIQRFNPDDQPIVSIAVRSELRAARDLTTIVDKTIVKRLENVRGVGRVTIVGGVKRQINIQLNPERLQALRVGVNEVIRAVREENQNFPAGSVTRGNDDRTIEIDGRVGDARRFAELIVARRGGAPVYLGQVADIVDGEQELDSVALLDGRRALAVDIVKVQGSNTIDVADGTRRAVEELRRSLPADVSLEIVRDTSRGIRNSVANVQRTMIEGGLLTIAIVFLFLHSWRSTVITGLALPVSVMGAFMVIAAFAFTLNVLTLMALSLAIGILIDDAIVVRENIMRHLGMGKSHRDAAIDGTEEIGLAVLATTFTIVAVFLPVAFMGGIIGRFFFQFGIVVSAAVLLSLFVSFTLDPMLSSVWYDPQAHGGGRMARALERVQDRLNAGYRALLLVALRWRKTTLLVALLAFVGSFGLARFVGVEFVPQADLGEQVVSVETPVGSSLEYTTAKLRQVEAAIREFPEIAYTYGTVNTGAVQGKNQASLYLRYVEVLKRKRTPEQMAQPIRDRLASIPGILVSVNIPGGPGGGVQKQIQISLQGPDMATLDRISTDVMARLAAVPGAVDIDRNLKSARPILSVLVNRDAASDLGLGTAQIAATLRPLFAGDETSVWRAPDGENYGVLVRLPATDRSGRADLDRIWIAAGADLSGAPRMVQLGQVAEIVETTGASQINRRDLQREVQITANASGRSTGDVGRDAQEILKSIQLPPGYRFVVGGSSKDIAESMSYAGQALGLAVILIYLILASQFGSFLQPLAIMLSLPLSLIGVFLGLLIAGSTLNIFSIIGFIMLMGLVTKNAILLVDFANQAMRRGASIQDALLEAGVIRLRPIVMTTLAMIFGMLPLALGLGEGAQQRAPMAHAVIGGLISSTLLTLVVVPVALVYVDRLSRWGKRRFGRSADEMAGHAIPAAPIAAPGPKPAE; from the coding sequence ATGAGACTGACCCGCATCGCCGTCGACAACCCCGTCTTCGCCGTCATGATGATGCTGGCGCTGACGGTGCTCGGGCTGTTCTCGTACCGCCAGCTCGGCGTCGAGCAGTTCCCCAACGTCGACTTCCCTGTCGTCGTGGTCAGCGTCGAGTACCCGGGCGCCTCGCCGGAGACGGTCGAGACCGAGATCTCGCGCAAGGTCGAGGAGGCGGTCAACGCCATCGCCGGCCTGAAGACTCTGACCTCGCGTTCCTACGAGGGCCGCTCCGTCGTCATCGCCGAGTTCGAGCTGTCGGTGCCCTCGACGCAGGCGACGCAGGACGTGCGCGAGAAGGTGCAGCAGATCCGCGCCCAGTTCCGCGACGAGGTCAAGGAGCCGGTCATCCAGCGCTTCAACCCCGACGACCAGCCGATCGTCTCGATCGCGGTGCGCTCGGAGCTGCGCGCGGCGCGCGACCTCACGACCATCGTCGACAAGACGATCGTCAAGCGGCTGGAGAACGTGCGCGGCGTCGGGCGCGTCACCATCGTCGGCGGCGTCAAGCGGCAGATCAACATCCAGCTCAACCCCGAGCGGCTGCAGGCGCTGCGCGTCGGCGTCAACGAGGTGATCCGCGCCGTGCGCGAGGAGAACCAGAACTTCCCGGCCGGCAGCGTCACCCGCGGCAACGACGACCGCACCATCGAGATCGACGGCCGGGTCGGCGACGCCCGGCGCTTCGCCGAGCTGATCGTCGCCCGCCGCGGCGGCGCGCCGGTCTATCTCGGCCAGGTCGCCGACATCGTCGACGGCGAGCAGGAGCTCGACAGCGTGGCTCTGCTCGACGGCAGGCGCGCGCTTGCGGTCGACATCGTCAAGGTCCAGGGCAGCAACACCATCGACGTCGCCGACGGCACGCGCCGCGCGGTCGAGGAGCTGCGCCGGTCGCTGCCGGCGGACGTGTCGCTGGAGATCGTGCGCGACACCTCGCGCGGCATCCGCAACTCGGTCGCCAACGTGCAGCGCACGATGATCGAGGGCGGCCTGCTGACCATCGCCATCGTGTTCCTGTTCCTGCATTCGTGGCGCAGCACGGTGATCACCGGGCTGGCCCTGCCGGTGTCGGTGATGGGCGCGTTCATGGTGATCGCCGCCTTCGCCTTCACGCTCAACGTGCTGACCCTGATGGCGCTCAGCCTCGCCATCGGCATCCTGATCGACGACGCCATCGTGGTGCGCGAGAACATCATGCGCCACCTCGGGATGGGCAAGTCGCACCGCGACGCCGCCATCGACGGCACCGAGGAGATCGGGCTGGCGGTGCTGGCGACCACCTTCACCATCGTCGCGGTGTTCCTGCCGGTGGCGTTCATGGGCGGCATCATCGGCCGCTTCTTCTTCCAGTTCGGCATCGTGGTGTCGGCCGCCGTGCTGCTGTCGCTGTTCGTGTCGTTCACCCTGGACCCGATGCTGTCGAGCGTGTGGTACGACCCGCAGGCGCATGGCGGCGGCCGCATGGCGCGCGCGCTGGAGCGCGTCCAGGACCGGCTCAACGCCGGCTACCGCGCCCTGCTGCTGGTGGCGCTGCGCTGGCGCAAGACCACGCTGCTGGTGGCGCTGCTGGCCTTCGTCGGCTCGTTCGGGCTGGCGCGCTTCGTCGGCGTCGAGTTCGTGCCGCAGGCCGATCTCGGCGAGCAGGTCGTCAGCGTCGAGACGCCGGTCGGCTCGTCGCTGGAGTACACCACCGCCAAGCTGCGCCAGGTCGAGGCCGCGATCCGCGAGTTCCCCGAGATCGCCTACACCTACGGCACCGTCAACACCGGCGCGGTGCAGGGCAAGAACCAGGCGAGCCTGTACCTGCGCTACGTCGAGGTGCTCAAGCGCAAGCGCACGCCCGAGCAGATGGCGCAGCCGATCCGCGACCGGCTGGCCTCGATCCCCGGCATCCTCGTCTCCGTCAACATCCCCGGCGGGCCCGGCGGCGGCGTCCAGAAGCAGATCCAGATCTCGCTGCAGGGCCCCGACATGGCGACGCTCGACCGGATCTCGACCGACGTCATGGCGCGGCTGGCGGCCGTGCCCGGCGCCGTCGACATCGACCGCAACCTGAAATCCGCCCGCCCCATCCTCTCGGTGCTGGTGAACCGGGACGCGGCCTCCGACCTCGGCCTGGGCACGGCGCAGATCGCCGCCACGCTGCGGCCGCTCTTCGCCGGCGACGAGACCAGCGTGTGGCGCGCGCCCGACGGCGAGAACTACGGCGTGCTGGTGCGTCTGCCCGCCACCGACCGCTCCGGCCGCGCCGACCTCGACCGCATCTGGATCGCCGCCGGCGCCGATCTGTCGGGCGCGCCGCGCATGGTGCAGCTCGGCCAGGTGGCGGAGATCGTCGAGACCACCGGCGCCTCGCAGATCAACCGCCGCGACCTGCAGCGCGAGGTGCAGATCACCGCCAACGCGTCCGGCCGCTCGACCGGCGACGTCGGCCGCGACGCGCAGGAGATCCTGAAATCCATCCAGCTGCCGCCGGGCTACCGCTTCGTGGTCGGCGGCTCGAGCAAGGATATCGCCGAGAGCATGTCTTACGCCGGCCAGGCGCTGGGACTGGCGGTGATCCTGATCTACCTGATCCTCGCCTCGCAGTTCGGCAGCTTCCTGCAGCCGCTGGCCATCATGCTGTCGCTGCCGCTGTCGCTGATCGGCGTGTTCCTCGGCCTGCTGATCGCCGGCTCGACGCTCAACATCTTCAGCATCATCGGCTTCATCATGCTGATGGGCCTGGTGACCAAGAACGCCATCCTGCTGGTCGATTTCGCCAACCAGGCCATGCGCCGCGGCGCCTCGATCCAGGACGCGCTGCTGGAGGCCGGCGTCATCCGCCTGCGGCCGATCGTCATGACCACGCTGGCGATGATCTTCGGCATGCTGCCGCTGGCGCTGGGTCTGGGCGAAGGCGCCCAGCAGCGCGCGCCGATGGCCCACGCGGTGATCGGCGGGCTGATCAGCTCGACCCTGCTGACCCTGGTCGTGGTGCCGGTGGCGCTGGTCTACGTCGACCGGCTGTCGCGCTGGGGCAAGCGCCGGTTCGGCCGCAGCGCCGACGAGATGGCCGGCCACGCCATCCCGGCCGCGCCGATCGCCGCCCCGGGGCCGAAGCCGGCGGAGTGA
- a CDS encoding TetR/AcrR family transcriptional regulator, whose protein sequence is MLLFTERGFAATKLHDVAKAAGVSKGLPYLYFRSKEELFKAVIAEAILGPLNSGADLVATFSGTTAALLRELVARFRVFDDSPAGGVLKLVVSEAGNFPDVARYFVDEIEKRGLKVFVDVLHRGMARGEVRPLADVEATAVALRSPLGMYSMWRRSLLPHDPSSPSCDGFFDAYLDLMLAGLRP, encoded by the coding sequence ATGCTGCTGTTCACCGAGCGTGGCTTCGCCGCCACCAAGTTGCATGACGTCGCCAAAGCCGCCGGCGTCAGCAAGGGCCTCCCCTACCTGTATTTCCGCAGCAAGGAGGAGCTGTTCAAGGCGGTGATCGCCGAGGCCATCCTCGGCCCGCTGAACTCCGGCGCCGACCTGGTCGCCACCTTTTCCGGCACCACCGCGGCGCTACTGCGCGAGCTCGTCGCCCGGTTCCGGGTGTTCGACGACAGCCCGGCCGGAGGTGTCCTCAAGTTGGTGGTCTCCGAGGCCGGCAACTTCCCGGACGTGGCGCGCTACTTCGTCGACGAGATCGAGAAGCGCGGCCTGAAAGTGTTCGTCGACGTGCTCCACCGTGGCATGGCGCGCGGCGAGGTGCGCCCGCTGGCGGATGTCGAAGCCACCGCCGTGGCGCTGCGGTCACCGCTGGGGATGTACTCGATGTGGCGCCGCTCCCTGCTGCCGCACGATCCGTCCTCGCCATCCTGCGATGGCTTCTTCGACGCCTATCTCGATCTCATGCTCGCGGGGCTACGGCCATGA
- the rpmG gene encoding 50S ribosomal protein L33, with product MAKPTAILIKMISTADTGYFYVTKKNPRTKTEKMELKRYDPVARKHVAFKESKIK from the coding sequence ATGGCCAAGCCGACCGCTATCCTGATCAAGATGATCTCGACCGCCGACACGGGCTACTTCTACGTCACCAAGAAGAACCCCCGCACCAAGACCGAGAAGATGGAGCTCAAGCGCTACGACCCCGTCGCGCGCAAGCACGTCGCCTTCAAGGAATCCAAGATCAAGTAG
- a CDS encoding type II toxin-antitoxin system RelE/ParE family toxin, whose product MELLEYQTEDTKRPFGDWFDSLDAIAAVRINTALTRLAAGNLSNVEPVGAGVAECKIDWGPGYRIYFGKDGERIVILLTGGTKKRQSADIAKAKRFWDDYKRRKRLSRAP is encoded by the coding sequence ATCGAACTCCTCGAATATCAGACCGAGGATACCAAGCGACCGTTCGGCGATTGGTTTGATTCGCTCGACGCCATCGCCGCCGTCAGGATCAACACCGCGTTGACGCGGCTGGCGGCGGGCAATCTCTCGAACGTCGAACCGGTCGGCGCCGGCGTCGCGGAGTGCAAGATCGACTGGGGGCCGGGCTACCGTATCTATTTCGGCAAGGATGGCGAGCGGATCGTCATCCTGCTGACCGGCGGAACCAAGAAGCGGCAATCCGCCGACATCGCGAAGGCGAAGCGGTTCTGGGATGACTACAAACGACGCAAGCGACTATCGCGGGCGCCGTGA
- a CDS encoding tetratricopeptide repeat protein — MSDIIREVDEAVRQDQAREWWNRYGNWVVGACVGVVVAVAAWQGWSVYRDDQRGAAGAAFSVAVADAGKDAKTAIPALERIAAGGVEPYAGFARLKIAQLKAESGDKPAAAAAYDAAAKAAASEDLRDVAILLGAMQAFDTAPSDELIARLQPLTAAGRPLRPSAMELTAALALKAGDTARARTLWIEIAADPGAPTTLRDRVRELLAAAGGEPPTPAPTPAKP, encoded by the coding sequence GTGAGCGACATAATCCGCGAAGTCGACGAGGCGGTACGCCAGGACCAGGCCCGGGAGTGGTGGAACCGCTACGGAAACTGGGTCGTGGGCGCCTGCGTCGGGGTCGTGGTCGCGGTCGCCGCATGGCAGGGCTGGAGCGTCTACCGGGACGACCAGCGAGGGGCGGCGGGCGCCGCCTTCTCGGTCGCCGTGGCCGACGCCGGCAAGGACGCGAAAACGGCCATTCCCGCGCTTGAGCGGATCGCGGCCGGCGGGGTGGAGCCCTATGCCGGATTCGCCCGCCTCAAGATCGCGCAATTGAAAGCCGAGTCGGGTGACAAACCCGCCGCCGCCGCCGCGTACGACGCCGCCGCCAAAGCCGCGGCGAGCGAGGATCTCCGCGACGTCGCCATCCTGCTGGGCGCCATGCAGGCGTTCGACACGGCGCCTTCCGACGAGTTGATCGCCCGCCTGCAGCCGCTGACGGCGGCCGGCCGGCCGTTGCGTCCATCGGCGATGGAATTGACGGCGGCGCTGGCGCTGAAGGCCGGCGACACCGCCCGGGCGCGGACCTTGTGGATCGAGATCGCCGCCGATCCGGGCGCGCCCACGACGCTGCGCGACCGCGTGCGCGAGCTGCTGGCGGCGGCCGGCGGCGAGCCGCCCACGCCGGCGCCGACCCCCGCCAAGCCATGA
- a CDS encoding efflux RND transporter periplasmic adaptor subunit, which translates to MRTRDMFLLGIAVLAAAGGIGAYIAGQRQARPPALAGAAAGRPLELSPVEIATIAPRDLREIVRFTGSTQPVDQTVVKSRVAAKLAEVLVREGDRVVIGQVLARFETTDATTRLNERLSALEAARAEARWAEKDRSDKERLFEQKVVAQTALAQATAVADAKKSMVAVNEAQVELARKALADAEVRAPMAGIVGERLANPGESLPVDGRILTLLDTTRVEIAAQVPAADVVRLKVDQPVAASVEGFPERVFRARVARISPTTQAGSRSVLVFVEILDGDPALRGGLFGTGEAVVAEKLGAIALPVAALRRDAGGDHVLALRDGGLTRVAVRAGARWDRGELVEVEGVAAGERVVVAPLPGLKAGQAVKVEGAK; encoded by the coding sequence ATGAGGACGCGCGACATGTTCCTCCTCGGCATCGCCGTGCTGGCCGCGGCGGGCGGCATCGGCGCGTACATCGCCGGCCAGCGCCAGGCGCGGCCGCCGGCCCTGGCCGGCGCGGCGGCCGGCCGGCCGCTCGAGTTGTCGCCGGTCGAGATCGCCACCATCGCGCCGCGCGACCTGCGCGAGATCGTGCGCTTCACCGGCTCGACCCAGCCGGTCGACCAGACCGTCGTGAAATCACGCGTCGCCGCCAAGCTGGCGGAGGTGCTGGTGCGCGAAGGCGACCGCGTCGTGATCGGCCAGGTGCTCGCGCGGTTCGAGACGACCGACGCGACCACCCGGCTCAACGAGCGGCTGTCGGCGCTGGAGGCGGCGCGCGCCGAGGCGCGCTGGGCCGAGAAGGACCGCTCCGACAAGGAGCGCCTGTTCGAGCAGAAGGTCGTGGCCCAGACGGCGCTGGCGCAGGCCACCGCCGTCGCCGACGCCAAGAAGTCGATGGTCGCCGTCAACGAGGCCCAGGTCGAGCTCGCGCGCAAGGCGCTGGCCGACGCCGAGGTGCGCGCGCCGATGGCCGGGATCGTCGGCGAGCGTCTGGCCAATCCCGGCGAGTCGCTGCCGGTCGACGGCAGGATCCTGACCCTGCTCGACACCACGCGGGTCGAGATCGCGGCCCAGGTGCCGGCGGCCGACGTCGTGCGCCTGAAGGTCGACCAGCCGGTGGCGGCCTCGGTCGAGGGCTTCCCGGAGCGCGTCTTCCGCGCCCGCGTCGCGCGCATCAGCCCGACCACGCAGGCCGGCTCGCGCTCGGTGCTGGTGTTCGTCGAGATCCTCGACGGCGATCCGGCGCTGCGCGGCGGGTTGTTCGGCACCGGCGAGGCCGTGGTGGCGGAGAAGCTCGGCGCCATCGCGCTGCCGGTCGCGGCCCTGCGCCGCGACGCGGGCGGCGACCACGTGCTGGCGCTGCGCGACGGCGGGCTGACGCGCGTCGCGGTGAGGGCCGGCGCGCGCTGGGACCGCGGCGAGCTGGTCGAGGTCGAGGGCGTCGCGGCCGGCGAGCGCGTCGTGGTCGCCCCCCTGCCCGGCCTCAAGGCGGGACAGGCCGTCAAGGTCGAGGGCGCGAAGTAA
- a CDS encoding DUF2794 domain-containing protein codes for MTNLLNLADARARRRVVTFDRRELTELLNLYSRRVASGEWRDYAIDFRPGMAVFSIFRHAAEQPLFAIAKVAGGHRDGRFQVFNGPRRLASGDTLPDALRIFDRQLRLLGS; via the coding sequence ATGACGAATCTGCTGAATCTCGCCGACGCCCGCGCCCGCCGCCGCGTCGTGACCTTCGACCGACGGGAGTTGACCGAGCTTCTGAACCTCTACAGCCGCCGGGTCGCCTCCGGCGAGTGGCGGGACTACGCCATCGATTTCCGCCCCGGCATGGCGGTATTCTCGATCTTCCGGCACGCCGCCGAGCAGCCGCTATTCGCCATCGCCAAGGTCGCCGGCGGGCACCGTGACGGCCGCTTCCAGGTCTTCAACGGCCCCCGGCGGCTGGCGTCCGGCGACACGTTGCCGGACGCGCTGCGGATCTTCGACCGTCAACTCCGCCTGCTCGGCTCCTGA
- a CDS encoding PQQ-binding-like beta-propeller repeat protein, whose protein sequence is MTKQSFARSGGAFALAAMLVALTGCDLFGSSKPPLPGERVAVSSQDTDAKPDPDAGASGPLTLPKPVSNDSWPQSGGFAHYSMQHLALADAPQIAWTASVGAGSTYERQLLAPPIVAEGRVFVKDALSSVSAFDAATGALVWRKRLEPKKSRDADEFGGGLAFYGGRLFVTTGFADVFALNPATGDEIWRAPASAPVRGAPTVFQDRVLSISIDSRLQALAAVDGSPLWDYSALSESAAFMAGASAAAAGEVVVAPFSSGELVALRLDNGRQAWNESLVGSRRGAGAVAALTDIRSRPVIDGDRAIAIGSAGQIAAVDLRSGTRLWDRQIAGAQTPWVAGGFIFIISGAAEVICLNREDGKIRWVTPLTAFKDEKKKKDPLLWSGPVLAGDRLLVAGSNGELLSLSPYDGKPLGKIVIGSPVLIAPIVADRTAYVLTDSGRLIAIR, encoded by the coding sequence ATGACGAAGCAATCCTTCGCGCGCTCCGGCGGCGCGTTCGCGCTCGCCGCCATGCTGGTCGCGCTGACGGGCTGCGACCTGTTCGGATCGTCGAAGCCGCCGCTGCCGGGCGAGCGTGTGGCGGTGTCCAGCCAGGACACCGATGCCAAGCCGGATCCCGATGCCGGCGCGTCCGGCCCGCTGACGCTGCCGAAGCCCGTCTCCAACGATTCGTGGCCCCAATCCGGCGGTTTCGCGCACTATTCGATGCAGCATCTCGCGTTGGCGGACGCTCCGCAGATCGCGTGGACCGCCAGCGTCGGCGCCGGCTCGACGTACGAGCGGCAGTTGCTGGCGCCCCCGATCGTCGCCGAGGGCCGGGTGTTCGTGAAGGACGCGCTCAGCAGCGTCTCGGCGTTCGACGCCGCCACCGGCGCGCTGGTGTGGCGCAAGCGTCTGGAACCCAAGAAGAGCCGCGACGCCGACGAGTTCGGGGGAGGTTTGGCCTTCTACGGCGGCCGCCTTTTCGTCACGACCGGCTTCGCCGACGTGTTCGCGCTCAATCCGGCGACGGGCGACGAGATCTGGCGCGCGCCGGCGAGCGCGCCGGTCCGCGGCGCGCCGACGGTCTTCCAGGACCGGGTGCTGTCGATCAGCATCGACAGCCGCCTCCAGGCGCTGGCCGCGGTCGACGGCTCGCCGCTCTGGGACTACTCGGCGCTGTCCGAGAGCGCCGCGTTCATGGCCGGCGCGAGCGCGGCGGCGGCCGGGGAGGTCGTGGTCGCCCCGTTCAGCTCGGGCGAACTGGTCGCGTTGCGCCTCGACAACGGCCGGCAGGCCTGGAACGAATCGCTGGTCGGCTCGCGCCGCGGTGCCGGCGCCGTCGCGGCGCTGACCGATATCCGCAGCCGCCCGGTGATCGACGGCGACCGCGCCATCGCGATCGGTAGCGCCGGACAGATCGCGGCCGTGGACCTGCGCAGCGGCACGCGCCTGTGGGACCGCCAGATCGCCGGCGCGCAGACCCCGTGGGTGGCCGGCGGGTTCATCTTCATCATCAGCGGCGCCGCCGAGGTCATCTGCCTCAACCGCGAGGACGGCAAGATCCGCTGGGTCACGCCCCTGACCGCGTTCAAGGACGAGAAGAAGAAGAAAGATCCGCTGCTGTGGTCGGGGCCGGTGCTCGCCGGCGACCGGCTGCTGGTCGCCGGCTCCAACGGCGAGCTGCTGTCGCTCTCCCCGTACGACGGCAAGCCGCTCGGCAAGATCGTGATCGGCTCCCCGGTTCTCATCGCACCGATCGTCGCCGACAGGACGGCCTACGTCCTCACCGACAGCGGCCGCCTGATCGCCATCCGGTGA
- the der gene encoding ribosome biogenesis GTPase Der — protein MSDARAGRPASRGPAKNKRHRRDRPATPTRTLALVGRPNVGKSTLFNRLVGRRTAIVADEPGTTRDRREGVGRLADLTFGVVDTAGWDEAKGDALEARMRHQTEKAVAAADAVMFVVDGRAGITALDKSFANWLRAHARKTVLVVNKCESAEAAAGIGEAFALGLGDPVAISGAHGQGMGELHDALEPLLRDPESTPQDDEAPDEDGDDGSVAGLDVDVDAAEAVAWEGGGVEDAPDRPLQLAIIGRPNVGKSTLLNRLLGEERVLTGPEAGITRDAIAVDWSFRGRPIRLVDTAGLRRRANISAKLESMSARDTLETVRYADVVVVTLDAEQMLEKQDLSIARMVVEEGRALVIAVNKVDLLDAGGPKARTQAWKRLTDRLEASFAQVKGVPIVGFSARTGRGVEKLMPAVMSIYEVWNKRVPTPAFNRWLGVMLERNPPPMVDGRRIRIRFGAQVKTRPPTFALFVSKPAELPDSYLRYLINALRDDFGMPGTPIRVVTRKPKNPYADAG, from the coding sequence GTGAGCGACGCCCGCGCCGGCCGGCCGGCCTCACGCGGCCCGGCGAAGAACAAACGGCACCGCCGCGACCGTCCCGCGACACCGACGCGCACCCTGGCGCTTGTCGGGCGCCCGAACGTCGGCAAGTCGACGCTGTTCAACCGCCTGGTCGGCCGCCGCACCGCCATCGTCGCCGATGAGCCCGGCACCACGCGCGACCGCCGCGAGGGCGTCGGCCGGCTCGCGGACCTGACCTTCGGCGTCGTCGACACCGCCGGCTGGGACGAGGCCAAGGGCGACGCTCTGGAGGCGCGCATGCGCCACCAGACCGAGAAGGCCGTCGCGGCGGCCGACGCGGTGATGTTCGTGGTCGACGGCCGCGCCGGCATCACGGCGCTCGACAAGAGCTTCGCCAACTGGCTGCGCGCGCACGCCCGCAAGACCGTGCTGGTGGTCAACAAGTGCGAGAGCGCCGAGGCGGCCGCCGGCATCGGCGAGGCGTTCGCGCTGGGGCTGGGCGATCCGGTCGCGATCTCCGGCGCGCACGGGCAGGGCATGGGCGAGCTGCACGACGCGCTCGAGCCGCTGCTGCGCGATCCCGAATCGACGCCGCAAGACGACGAGGCGCCCGACGAGGACGGCGATGACGGCTCCGTCGCCGGGCTCGATGTCGACGTCGACGCCGCCGAGGCCGTCGCGTGGGAGGGCGGCGGCGTCGAGGACGCCCCCGACCGGCCGCTGCAGCTCGCCATCATCGGACGGCCGAACGTCGGCAAGTCGACGCTGCTCAACCGTCTGCTCGGCGAGGAGCGCGTGCTGACGGGTCCGGAGGCCGGCATCACGCGCGACGCGATCGCCGTGGACTGGAGCTTCCGCGGCCGGCCGATCCGGCTGGTCGACACCGCCGGCCTGCGCCGCCGCGCCAACATCTCGGCCAAGCTGGAGAGCATGTCGGCGCGCGACACGCTGGAGACCGTGCGCTACGCCGACGTCGTCGTCGTCACGCTCGACGCCGAGCAGATGCTGGAGAAGCAGGATCTCTCCATCGCCCGCATGGTCGTCGAGGAAGGCCGCGCGCTGGTCATCGCCGTCAACAAGGTCGACCTGCTCGACGCCGGCGGACCGAAGGCCCGCACGCAGGCGTGGAAGCGGCTGACGGACCGGCTCGAGGCGTCGTTCGCGCAGGTCAAGGGCGTGCCGATCGTCGGCTTCTCGGCCCGCACCGGCCGCGGCGTCGAGAAGCTGATGCCGGCCGTCATGTCGATCTACGAGGTCTGGAACAAGCGCGTGCCGACGCCGGCGTTCAACCGCTGGCTCGGCGTCATGCTCGAGCGCAACCCGCCGCCGATGGTCGACGGCCGCCGCATCCGGATCCGCTTCGGCGCCCAGGTGAAGACGCGGCCGCCGACTTTCGCGCTGTTCGTCTCGAAGCCGGCGGAGCTGCCCGACAGCTACCTGCGCTATCTGATCAACGCGCTGCGCGACGATTTCGGCATGCCCG
- a CDS encoding aldehyde dehydrogenase, producing the protein MNAPLSKDDWKARATALDFRAQAFIGGKYVASVSGKTFDRVNPATGQVIAKVAECDAADVDLAVKAARAAFEKGTWANMPPANRKRVMLKLADLILKNREELALLETLDMGKPIAFSTTVDAPGSANTFQWFGEAIDKIYDEIAPTPGNVVAMITREAAGVVAAVVPWNFPLLMASWKIAPALAAGNSVILKPAEQSPLTAIRLAELAAEAGIPEGVFNVLPGFGETAGQALGRHMDVDVLAFTGSTEVAKYFLKYSGESNMKQVWLEAGGKSPNIVLADAPNLDVAARRAAFGIWFNQGEVCTAGSRLIVEDKIKDQFLEKVMAVGQKMQPGDPLDPKTQMGAMVDETQTKRVMGYIEAGKKEGAELRMGGKQVHIENAGNFIEPTVFDKVDNKMKIAQEEIFGPVLSVISVKDAEEAVRVGNDTIYGLASAVFTSDINKAFKIAKGLRTGSVWVNTYDGGDITTPFGGYKQSGIGRDKSLHAFDKFTQIKTTWIQLG; encoded by the coding sequence ATGAACGCCCCGCTCAGCAAGGACGACTGGAAGGCTCGCGCCACGGCGCTGGATTTCCGCGCGCAGGCCTTCATCGGCGGCAAGTACGTGGCCTCGGTCTCCGGCAAGACCTTCGACCGCGTCAACCCCGCCACCGGCCAGGTGATCGCCAAGGTCGCGGAGTGCGATGCCGCCGACGTCGATCTCGCCGTGAAGGCCGCGCGCGCGGCGTTCGAGAAGGGAACGTGGGCCAACATGCCGCCCGCCAACCGCAAGCGCGTCATGCTCAAGCTGGCCGACCTGATCCTCAAGAACCGCGAGGAGCTGGCCCTGCTCGAGACGCTCGACATGGGCAAGCCCATCGCCTTCTCGACCACGGTCGACGCGCCCGGCTCGGCCAACACCTTCCAGTGGTTCGGCGAGGCGATCGACAAGATCTACGACGAGATCGCGCCGACCCCCGGCAACGTCGTCGCCATGATCACGCGCGAGGCCGCCGGCGTCGTGGCCGCCGTGGTGCCGTGGAACTTCCCGCTGCTGATGGCGTCGTGGAAGATCGCGCCGGCGCTGGCCGCCGGCAACTCCGTGATCCTCAAGCCGGCCGAGCAGTCGCCGCTCACGGCCATCCGCCTGGCCGAGCTGGCGGCCGAGGCCGGCATCCCCGAGGGCGTGTTCAACGTGCTGCCGGGCTTCGGCGAGACCGCCGGCCAGGCGCTGGGCCGCCACATGGACGTCGACGTGCTGGCCTTCACCGGCTCGACCGAGGTGGCGAAGTACTTCCTGAAGTACTCCGGCGAATCCAACATGAAGCAGGTCTGGCTCGAGGCCGGCGGCAAGTCGCCCAACATCGTGCTGGCCGACGCGCCCAACCTCGACGTCGCCGCCCGCCGCGCCGCCTTCGGCATCTGGTTCAACCAGGGCGAGGTCTGCACCGCCGGCTCGCGCCTGATCGTCGAGGACAAGATCAAGGACCAGTTCCTCGAGAAGGTGATGGCGGTCGGCCAGAAGATGCAGCCCGGCGATCCGCTCGACCCCAAGACCCAGATGGGCGCCATGGTCGACGAGACGCAGACCAAGCGGGTGATGGGCTACATCGAGGCCGGCAAGAAGGAAGGCGCCGAGCTGCGCATGGGCGGCAAGCAGGTGCACATCGAGAACGCCGGCAACTTCATCGAGCCGACGGTGTTCGACAAGGTCGACAATAAAATGAAGATCGCCCAGGAGGAGATCTTCGGCCCGGTGCTGTCGGTGATCTCCGTCAAGGACGCCGAGGAGGCGGTGCGCGTCGGCAACGACACGATCTACGGGCTGGCGTCGGCGGTGTTCACCTCGGACATCAACAAGGCGTTCAAGATCGCCAAGGGCCTGCGCACCGGCTCGGTGTGGGTCAACACCTACGACGGCGGCGACATCACCACGCCGTTCGGCGGCTACAAGCAGAGCGGCATCGGCCGCGACAAGTCGCTGCACGCCTTCGACAAGTTCACCCAGATCAAGACGACATGGATCCAGCTGGGGTGA